The Pantoea trifolii nucleotide sequence TGTTGCCGGGTTTCTTCACCGACTTCCTTGGTTTACTGCTGCTGTTGCCGCCGGTGCAAAAACATCTGACCCTGAAGTTGATGCCGCATCTGCGCATGTGGCGCGGACCGGGCGCTGGTCCGGATGCCGGTTTCACCGTGGACGGTGAATACGAGCGAAAAGATCAGGACCGAATTGGTCGCGATAAAGACCGATAAACTCATCAAGGCGGCGCAAGCCGCCTTTTTGCTGCATTTTTCGCCATCTGTTGCAAAAACGAAAATATTTATATTTTTTGCCCTTGAATCCCCACTTATTGCCCCTATCTCTTCCAGCACGAGGCTGGAAGCCCTGCTGTCCGGCTCAACCCCAAAAATGAATGATTGGACTTTCTAAAGGAGAGCTATCAAATGAAAATTCGTCCATTGCACGATCGCGTTATCGTCAAGCGTAAAGAAGTCGAAGCTAAATCAGCGGGCGGCATCGTGCTGACCGGTTCAGCTGCCGGTAAATCTACCCGCGGTGAAGTCCTGGCTGTTGGCAAAGGCCGCATCCTGGAAAACGGTGAAGTTAAGCCACTGGACGTAAAAGTGGGTGATCTGGTGATTTTCAGCGAAGGCTACGGTGCTAAAACCGAGAAAATCGACAACGAAGAAGTTCTGATCATCTCCGAAAGCGACATCCTTGCAGTAGTTGAAGCGTAATTTACGCGTAATTCACTGAACGAAACGAATTTAAGGGATATTTGAAATGGCAGCTAAAGACGTAAAATTCGGTAATGACGCACGCGTAAAAATGCTGCGTGGCGTAAACGTACTGGCAGATGCAGTAAAAGTTACCCTGGGCCCGAAAGGCCGTAACGTGGTTCTGGATAAATCTTTTGGTGCACCGACCATCACTAAAGATGGTGTTTCTGTTGCGCGTGAAATCGAGCTGGAAGACAAGTTCGAAAACATGGGCGCACAGATGGTGAAAGAAGTGGCCTCTAAAGCGAACGACGCAGCAGGCGACGGCACCACCACCGCAACCGTTCTGGCTCAGGCAATCATCACCGAAGGCCTGAAAGCAGTGGCTGCGGGCATGAACCCGATGGATCTGAAGCGCGGTATCGATAAAGCCGTTATCGCTGCCGTTGAAGAACTGAAAACCCTGTCTGTACCTTGCCAGGATTCACGCGCTATCGCACAGGTTGGTACCATCTCTGCTAACTCCGACGAAACCGTGGGTACTTTGATCGCTGACGCGATGGACAAAGTGGGCAAAGAAGGCGTTATCACCGTTGAAGAAGGCACCGGCCTGCAAGACGAACTGGACGTGGTTGAAGGTATGCAGTTTGATCGCGGCTACCTGTCTCCGTACTTCATCAACAAGCCAGAAACAGGCGCAGTTGAGCTGGAAACCCCGTTCATCCTGCTGGCTGACAAGAAAATCTCCAACATCCGCGAAATGCTGCCAGTGCTGGAAGCCGTTGCTAAAGCCGGTAAGCCACTGCTGATCATTGCAGAAGACGTGGAAGGTGAAGCACTGGCAACACTGGTGGTGAACACCATGCGCGGTATCGTGAAAGTGGCTGCGGTTAAAGCACCTGGTTTCGGCGACCGTCGTAAAGCTATGCTGCAGGATATCGCTATCCTGACCGGCGGTACCGTGATCTCTGAAGAGATCGGTATGGAGCTGGAAAAAGCTACCCTGGAAGATCTGGGTCAGGCTAAGCGCGTTGTGATTAACAAAGACACCACCACCATCATCGATGGTGTGGGCGATCAAGGCGCTATCTCTGGCCGCGTAACGCAGATTCGTCAGCAGATCGAAGAAGCGACCTCTGATTACGACAAAGAGAAACTGCAGGAGCGCGTAGCGAAACTGGCAGGCGGCGTTGCCGTTCTGAAAGTGGGCGCAGCAACTGAAGTTGAAATGAAAGAGAAGAAAGCACGCGTTGAAGATGCTCTGCACGCGACCCGTGCTGCAGTAGAAGAAGGCGTAGTTGCTGGTGGTGGTGTGGCGCTGGTTCGCGTTGCAGCGAAAATCGCCGCATCTGGCCTGAAAGGCGATAACGAAGATCAGAACGTGGGTATCAAAGTTGCGCTGCGCGCAATGGAAGCACCACTGCGTCAGATCGTGTCTAACGCCGGCGAAGAGCCTTCAGTTGTTGCTAACAACGTGAAAGCGGGCGACGGTAACTACGGTTACAACGCGCAGACCGAAGAGTACGGCAACATGATCGACTTCGGTATTCTGGACCCAACCAAAGTGACCCGTTCTGCGCT carries:
- a CDS encoding co-chaperone GroES gives rise to the protein MKIRPLHDRVIVKRKEVEAKSAGGIVLTGSAAGKSTRGEVLAVGKGRILENGEVKPLDVKVGDLVIFSEGYGAKTEKIDNEEVLIISESDILAVVEA
- the groL gene encoding chaperonin GroEL (60 kDa chaperone family; promotes refolding of misfolded polypeptides especially under stressful conditions; forms two stacked rings of heptamers to form a barrel-shaped 14mer; ends can be capped by GroES; misfolded proteins enter the barrel where they are refolded when GroES binds), producing MAAKDVKFGNDARVKMLRGVNVLADAVKVTLGPKGRNVVLDKSFGAPTITKDGVSVAREIELEDKFENMGAQMVKEVASKANDAAGDGTTTATVLAQAIITEGLKAVAAGMNPMDLKRGIDKAVIAAVEELKTLSVPCQDSRAIAQVGTISANSDETVGTLIADAMDKVGKEGVITVEEGTGLQDELDVVEGMQFDRGYLSPYFINKPETGAVELETPFILLADKKISNIREMLPVLEAVAKAGKPLLIIAEDVEGEALATLVVNTMRGIVKVAAVKAPGFGDRRKAMLQDIAILTGGTVISEEIGMELEKATLEDLGQAKRVVINKDTTTIIDGVGDQGAISGRVTQIRQQIEEATSDYDKEKLQERVAKLAGGVAVLKVGAATEVEMKEKKARVEDALHATRAAVEEGVVAGGGVALVRVAAKIAASGLKGDNEDQNVGIKVALRAMEAPLRQIVSNAGEEPSVVANNVKAGDGNYGYNAQTEEYGNMIDFGILDPTKVTRSALQYASSVAGLMITTEAMVTDLPKNDAPDLGGAGGMGGMGGMGGMM